The Thermococcus henrietii genome segment CGAGGACATCAAGTTCGGCTACTACGTCGTCGACTTCCGCGGCGGCCAGGCCCAGCTCAACAGCGCCTTCCAGGTCGGCGTGCAGGAGGGCTACGTCATCAGGAACGGCGAGATAGCGGAACCGATAAGGGACACCTCGATTACCGGCGTCGCGATAGAGGCCCTCAAGAAGATAAGCGCCGTCGGCAAGGACTTCGGCCTCGAGGTCGGCTTCTGCGGAAAGGGACAGACCGCCTTCGTGAGCTCAGGAGGGCCGCACATGAGGTTTGACGGAGGCATTCTTATCGGGTGAGGTGATGACGATGGAGAATCTCATACGCTACGCTGAGAAGCTCTTCGATGAGGTTGAGATTGCCGTTTACCGCTCGAGGGAGGTTAGCGCCAACGTCGAGCTCAACGAGATTTCGATGGCCTCGACGAGAAGCGGTGCGGTAACGATAATCCGCGGTATAAAGGACAAGCGCCTCGGTCTGGCCATAGTGGACAGCGACGAGGAGAAGCGCGTCAGGGAGGCCATAGAGCAGGCCGCGAAGATGGCGAGGCTCAACAGCAGGGACGAGAAGTGGGTCTCCCTGCCGGAGCCGGGGAAGTACAGGGAGAAGCCCAAGCCCAACTACGAGCTGAAGGAGGCCTCTCCCGACGTCCTCGTCGAGATGCTCGTCAAGGGCATAAGGCTCGCCCGCGAGAAGGACGAGCACGTGATCGTCGCCGGCGGGGAGGGAGGCGTCAGCTGGGAGGAGAGGCAGATAGTGAACTCCCACGGAATAGACGTCTTCCAGGAGGGCGGCGCGGCGTTCTTCTTCGTCGAGCTGGTAGGCAGGAAGGGCGACGTTGTAACGCCGGGCATCTTCGACTTCGACGCGAAGAGGAATTTGAATCTCGACGTTGAAGGCGTCGTCGAGAGGGCAGTCCAGAAGGTCAAGTGGGCCTACAGCGTCAAGCCGAGCAGGAACGAGGAGGTTCCGATAATCCTCGGTCCCTGGGCAATCGCCGGCCTCTTCAGCTACGCGCTCCTCCCGGCCTTCAGCGGTGAAAGGCTCGTCAAGGAAACAACGCCCCTGGCCGGCAAGGTGGGCGAGAAGATCGCGAGCGACGTGATAACGCTCTACGACGACCCGTTCCACGAGCTCTCGCTTGAACCGGTAATAGCGGACGGCGAGGGCGTTCCGACGAGGAAGAACGTCCTAATCGAGAACGGAACCTTCAGGGGCTTCGTCTGGGACAACTACTGGGCGAAGGTTTACGGAACCGAGAGCACAGGAAACGGGAAGAGGGACTTGAGGAGCGGCGGAATCAACATCGGCTTCCACAACGTCGTCATAGAGAAGGGCAAGCGCTCGCTTGAGGATATGATAGCCGAAATCGAGCGCGGCTACTTCGTGGACGGATTCCAGGGCGCGCACTCCAGCAACCCGGACAACGGAAACTTCGCGGTGACGGCGAACCCGGCGTTCCTCATAGAGGACGGTGAAGTCGTCGGCTCGAGCGTCTTCCTCATCGCCGGAAACGTCTACGAGCTCCTCGGGCAGGCGAGCGAGGTAAGCAGGGAGCAGACCGTGATGCCATTCATGAACATCCTAACGACGCCCTTCATAAGGTTCGAGAACGTGAAGATAGCGGGGAAGTGAACAGACCATTCTATCCTCTTCCATCATCTTTCTATTTTTCTCCTTGCGGGTGTTTTATCGGGAAAACACCCACTTTAAAGTCCCGTTCTCCGCGCAAAACATTACTTAAGAACCCTGAAGTCAATTGAGATGTTGAACTGCCTCGGCGCGTAGGGGCGGACCTTTCTCCGCTCAAGGAACTCGACCGAAAAGCCCAGCTCCCGCGCGACGGCCTTAATCTTCGCTTCGTGCTCCGAGTAGAGGCCCTCCTCCGGACCGAAGCCGTAGTAGTGGATTACGCCCCCGCCTCTAACGCTCAGCATCGCTTCCCTCAGAAAGCGGTCCGCGAACTTGGGCAAGTTCATTATCACGCGGTCGGCCCTGAGCTTTCCGGCAACTTTTCTCACGTCCCCGAGGATTGGCACGACGTTGTACGCTTTGTTCAGCCCGATGTTCTCCTCGAGGTAGCGAACCGCCCATGGGTTCAGGTCACAGGCAAAGACGAGCCTCGCCTTCCTCGCGAGGAGGATTGAATATGGCCCAACCCCGGCGAACATATCGAAGACAACCTCGCCATGCTTCGCCTTCCTGAAAATCCTCATTCTCTCCGTGGCGAGGCGGGGTGAGAAGTAGACCTTGGCGACGTCGAGCCTGAGCCGTATCCCGTTCTCGCGGTGGAGGGTTTCGGTTCTCTTCTCTCCAGCGAGGTGGATTAGCTCCCTAACGCGGTATTCGCCTTCAACCTTACCCCCCTTGGCGAAGACTGCTTTGATGTGCCTGTGAACCCTGAGGATTGCCTCGCCGATTGCCTTGCCGTAGGGCATCAGCTCGTCGGGGAGCTCGATTATCGCGATGTCGCCGATTATGTCGAAGGAACTTGGGAGGAGGGATTTAACCTCATCGGGGACGTCAACTACCTCGCGGTAGCTGTGGGGTCTTCTCTCAAGCCTCTCGAACTCGGCCTCGACCAGCTCGAAGCCTTCAACCTCTCTCGTGATGGGAAACAGAACGAACTCACCCTCCCGCTTGACAGCGTATCCCTTCGCCAGAACGCCAAGCTCGATGAGCTTCCTCCGTACTTTCTCGGCCTCTTGCTTGGGGACTTTGACGGCGAGCATCGGAGGATGTTAGTGGGGAGGTTTTTAAAAATGCCTGTCGCTGAGGGTTTAAAGTTTTTCAAAAAGGAACTCCTCCACAACTGTTGAATTTCAAAAGAGCACCTTATCTTCCGCCAGCGCTGAAGCTTTTGGAAAAAGCTTCACCAAGGAAACTTTGCCTTCGCAAAGCTTCATCAAAGTTTGTGATTCCTTCATCAAGGGCTTCTTTTTGGATGTTTGCACTTTTAATAGACTCGTGTAAAATGCGAATTCCTATCTTTTGTGAAGCTTTCTCGCTTGGGTTTGCTTTTTTTCTCGCGCTCCGAAGGAGCGTCTCTTAGAGAAACCCCTCCCTAATGGCTCCTTTGAAAAGAATTCTCTGAGAGTACTGCCACTTAAGAGTACAAACTCCTTAAAATTTCATTCTTAGAGAAGAATCACAAACCTTGGTCAAACTTCGCCTGCGCGAAGTTTGAATGGCGGGCCCGGCGGGATTCGAACCCGCGACCTCCGGCTTAGAAGAGGTAAATAATTTTTTTGAAGAAGTTACCGAGAGTTTCAGAGAGAGAAGAGTATCATCAGGGGAGAAATCGCAAGTAGAACCCCTGCCCTACGGGCTCGGATACTCACGGGAAAGTGATTCACGGAGGAATTACAGTCGGGGCATATGGTATGATTTCCCCGCTTGGCGGGACGAGTTCTACCAGTATTTAACTCAGGAGAAGGGCATCTCAAGAAAAACGGCCAGAGAATATCTTAGACGCCTCGATAAGTTCTTCTGGGAGCATAAAGGGTTGAGAACTCTGGAAACCCTGAGAAGGGCCCTCAAGAAAGAAAACTACCCACAAAACCTCTCAAAAGGACTGAGAAACTACTTCCACTTCCTGATGAGTAGAGGGGTTTTGAACAGGATTGAGCACGATGAACTCGTGGCAGTGTGCAAACTCAAGAAAGGCGGCGTGGACTGGAAACTCCTCGATGACGAGGGCGTTAGAGCGTGGAAGAAAACAGTTGGTGACTTCGCTCCAAGATACAGAATACCCTTCAACCTCATACTATACGGGGGATTGCGGCTGACAGAAGCCGTAAAAATTTACACAGAATTCAACCCTGAAAAGCTCCACTGTGAGAAAAACTACTGTTTTTACGAACTCGGCTGGAGAAGAGGACAGAAGAGGAGCTATTACGCTTTTATGCCCCGCTTCTTAGGAGAAGAACTCCTCAAACACGGTGGCGAGAAGGTCAGCGAGCACACCATAAGAAAACACTACCACAGGCACGGAATTTACCCCAAATACCTGAGAAAGTGGTTCGTGTCCAAAGCCAGCGAGGCAGGAGTTTTAAGCGACACTATCCGCTTCATCATAGGTCACTCCATATCAAAAGACACCCTCAGCCTTCACTACCTCGACCTCCTCGGGCAAGCAAAACGGAATTACCCAAAAATCCTCAAAACCATAGAGGACGCCCTAACAGAAAAAGAACCCCAAACAAACCCAGAAACAGCAACAACCGAAACGGCCTTACTAAAAACCTTCATCAGCGGAAAACTGGCCCAAATCCCCGCCAATCTCTAACTTCCACCATCTCCCCAATTTTAGGTTTTATAAAGGTTTCAGTGGAGGACACACCTTCTTTCGGGATTTTAGGTTTTATAAAGGTTTCACTTGGGAAATAAAGGACAAATATGGGATATTCAACTGGTAGCCTTTAAAAAAGCACAACGGGGCAAACTTTATGGTGAAGGTGATGAAAAACGAGACCCTCACACAGATGAATATCGAAACGGTAGCAAACGCGGCAGTGACGAACGCACAGGCTGGTACTGTTCTGGACAATTTTGTCCAGAATTGGGACAGGAGGCTTAAGCAATTTTCAACTTCCGTATATACGGAAGTGCCTATGCTGGTGTCGCTCGGAAAAGAAGTTTGTTCGAAACAAAGAGAGGACTTCCCCTACTACAACAGCGACCCCACAAAAAGAAACGGAGACATCTTTATATGGAAAAGGGAACTCACCGAAGAAGAGAAAGAGAAACTAAAGGAGTGGCGCGACGAGGAAAAATTCGCAGTTCTCCTCGTCGGAAAAACCCAGCTCCCAATAACTGTGAAAGTAAAAGAGAACCAGTGGGCTTTTAGAGTCAGGATTCCCGCCTCAGTGAGCAGACTGTTCTTTATGGGCAAGCACTCAGCCCAGGTAAAAGTCTTCGAGAACGGCCTCCTCATCAAACTGCCCAAGAACATCCTGAACCCCCAATTCTTCGACTTCAAAAACGGAGAAGAATTACTGAAAGGAGGGAGCAACGATGAGTGAAGCCCCCACCACAACACAAACCACCAACCAGTCCCCAGTTAGAACAGAGAAAAAACCCCTTAAAAAGACTGCCCTCACCGTCCAAGTCGAGAAGATACTCGACTACCTGAACCAGTTCTACTTCGAGTGGCAGGGCTATCCAAAGGACAACCCCGATTACCTCGTCCGCATATGCAAGAACAAAAAAGACCGCTGGGAAGAAAAACACTTCTCCCTCCCCCAAGTCGCAAGAAGGGATGAGGAGCTAAAAAACTTCATAACGGACGCCATATGGAACAAAAAGAGTCTGTATAACAGCATCAGAGCTTACAGTAGGGGAGCGAGCTTGAAAAAGTGCGGTGGAAAAGCCTGTTTTAAGGCGTTCAAAGCCATCCAAAAAGGGAGCAGTAGGGTTCTCCTGCTGGATATTGACAAGGAGGGTCACGAGCCGTTCACCATCGAGGAGTTTGAGAAGGAGTTCAGGGAGCTCCTAAAGGAGATGAAGGATGCGGGCATCAAGTTCGTGTATTACAACAGCGGGCGTGGCGTCCACATCCGCATACTGCTTGATGAGCCACTGAGCGAGAACGAATACGGCAAAGTGATAGAAACACTGGCCCAGTATCATCGGGAGATACTCAAGGAGGGGAGGCCTACTCTAACCATAGACACACAGGTTGGCGACTTGGCGAGAGTCTTCAGGACAGTCGGCTCTTACAACCACAAAAACCCGGTAGCACTTGTGGGCTCCGATATGAGGGGCATCGAAGGGGTCACTGAGAAGAAGAAACTCCTCCAGTTTGTGAAGGAAAAAGAGGGACTTCTCCAGAGGGTGAACGAAGCGGAAAAAACTCCGGATGAGAAATTCGATATATACAGTAACGATTTTGAAAACATCGCTAAGAAAATTGCCGAGATATGGAAACCCTATTACAGAGAGGGGACGAGGCAAAACCTCGCCCTGCTACTGGCCGGCATCCTGAAAAAATACACAGTGTTAGATGAGGACAAAGTGGAGAAACTCTTCAGGGAAATTATCGAGAACTTGAAAGATGACGAAGAGGCTGTCAGATTAGGTGGCTTGCAAAATACCCTGAAAAAAGACAACCCAGCAACGATTACCCTCTTCTTCCTAAAGGGAGATAAAGGAGAAATTATTGACAGGAGCGGGCGGTTAGAGCAATTCTGCAGTGTGAACAACCTTAGCAAAGAACAGGGAGCAAAGACCCTCGAAGAGCTCATAGAAAAAACAAGGGGAGCTTTGAAGGAAAAAGGATTAGCAGTCAAAGCGAGAGGGCTCATAGGCAGGAAACAATTTCAAAGAAAAATAACCCGGAAAGGGGTCGTGATAAGCTCTCTCGAAGTTTACAAGGATAAGGTAAAACTGTCCACAGCAAGATACAACGAGGAGGAGGGCAGGTGGGAAGTAATAGGCGAAGACGCCGTTTTTGATGGGAGCTTTAGGCTAAGGAAGATTGAAGTAATAAGAAGCGCAGACAAAAAAGCACCAACAAAATACTTTACAATAGACTTCGTCAGCAAAAACGGGGAAAAAGAAACCTTGGAAAGAGTAACACTCCCCGAGATGGCGAATATCTTCGCCTCAACAGAATATGCAGTTATGAAGTCTACAAGCGAACTCAAGAAAATATTCCAGGGGATTATCTCCATCCTAAAGGACAAAAATAACATACAAGAAGAGAGCCTTTTCGAAGGCTTTGAATTCGAGATTATACACGAAGATGACTACCAGCTCGTCACGCAAAAAAGTGGCGAGATTCTGAATAACCTCGTGAAAATTGACGAAACCGCAGGAGAAGTCAAGAATATGACAAAGCTCCTAACCGCTATGAACTGCATAAAAGACGACAAGCTATTATTCTTGCTCGCAGGCACGAGCTTCTCAGCACCCCTAAACGAATTCATAGAATACAAACCAATAATATGGATATACGGTCCCCCATCAGTCGGCAAAACAAGCTCAGCGAGAATTTTCACAGAAAAAGCCTGGGGAGTAGAAGCCCCGGATGCAGTGAACATCACGGGAAGCAACTTCAGACTGGACTACTACCTAAAAGTTGGCTCCGTCCCACTTCTCGTAGATGACATATCTGAAATTTCATACGGAAAACTCGTAGACTCCCTAAAGTCCTATGCAACCAGAAACACATCAAACATAAGGGGAAAAGCGGACTTGACGATAGAACAATACAAGCGGACTGCAAGCTTGATATTCCTCTCAAACTACAAATTAAAACTCAAAAGGAAAGACGAGGCCTTTTTGGATAGGGTATTCCAGTATGAAGTCCAAGAACAAGTATTTGACGAAAACTGCCCAAGAGGACTGGTAAGCTCCCTCCCAAGAGGAATTTTTCCAAAAAGCGATTTCTTCGGCCTCATCTTCTACAAACACCCAAAAGATTTATTCTACGAAAAAGCGGGCGAAATAGAAGAAAAAGTTGGGAGCATCATACCAAGCGTCACTGGAAGGAGAGCAGAATTTTGGGCAAAACTACTTGTGGGGCTTATTGGCTTCAGGAACTTCTTGCAAATCGCACTTGAAGGGTTCCAGAACTTAGACCCAAAAGAAAACAAAGAACTGGACCTACCCGAACTGAAAAAAGCCACCGCAAACTTTGAAAAACGGCTCGACAGCATCATCGAAAAAGCTCCCGAGTTAATAAAAGAAATTGAGAGCACCCAAGACGACGACACTGTGCTTGCGATATATGCAAAAGACATACTGAGAGCCATAGTCAAAGACTCCGACCTACGCATAAGCAGGACGAAAAGAGGAAAAGAATACTTCTATGTGACGAGGGTAGAACTCGAAGAAGGAAGAAAAAGAGACAGGCAAAAAATACGGAGCCTCTTTGAACGGATAGACAGCCTCAACCAACTTAAAAAAGCCCTCGAAGCCCTCGACTCAGACTTCGTTGAGATTGGCAGATACAAATTCAACAACAAAAAAATAACAGCACTCCAGATAGACGCCGAAGTCGCAAG includes the following:
- a CDS encoding integrase, with product MAGPAGFEPATSGLEEVNNFFEEVTESFRERRVSSGEKSQVEPLPYGLGYSRESDSRRNYSRGIWYDFPAWRDEFYQYLTQEKGISRKTAREYLRRLDKFFWEHKGLRTLETLRRALKKENYPQNLSKGLRNYFHFLMSRGVLNRIEHDELVAVCKLKKGGVDWKLLDDEGVRAWKKTVGDFAPRYRIPFNLILYGGLRLTEAVKIYTEFNPEKLHCEKNYCFYELGWRRGQKRSYYAFMPRFLGEELLKHGGEKVSEHTIRKHYHRHGIYPKYLRKWFVSKASEAGVLSDTIRFIIGHSISKDTLSLHYLDLLGQAKRNYPKILKTIEDALTEKEPQTNPETATTETALLKTFISGKLAQIPANL
- the trm5b gene encoding tRNA (guanine(37)-N1)-methyltransferase Trm5b — encoded protein: MLAVKVPKQEAEKVRRKLIELGVLAKGYAVKREGEFVLFPITREVEGFELVEAEFERLERRPHSYREVVDVPDEVKSLLPSSFDIIGDIAIIELPDELMPYGKAIGEAILRVHRHIKAVFAKGGKVEGEYRVRELIHLAGEKRTETLHRENGIRLRLDVAKVYFSPRLATERMRIFRKAKHGEVVFDMFAGVGPYSILLARKARLVFACDLNPWAVRYLEENIGLNKAYNVVPILGDVRKVAGKLRADRVIMNLPKFADRFLREAMLSVRGGGVIHYYGFGPEEGLYSEHEAKIKAVARELGFSVEFLERRKVRPYAPRQFNISIDFRVLK
- a CDS encoding TldD/PmbA family protein, with amino-acid sequence MENLIRYAEKLFDEVEIAVYRSREVSANVELNEISMASTRSGAVTIIRGIKDKRLGLAIVDSDEEKRVREAIEQAAKMARLNSRDEKWVSLPEPGKYREKPKPNYELKEASPDVLVEMLVKGIRLAREKDEHVIVAGGEGGVSWEERQIVNSHGIDVFQEGGAAFFFVELVGRKGDVVTPGIFDFDAKRNLNLDVEGVVERAVQKVKWAYSVKPSRNEEVPIILGPWAIAGLFSYALLPAFSGERLVKETTPLAGKVGEKIASDVITLYDDPFHELSLEPVIADGEGVPTRKNVLIENGTFRGFVWDNYWAKVYGTESTGNGKRDLRSGGINIGFHNVVIEKGKRSLEDMIAEIERGYFVDGFQGAHSSNPDNGNFAVTANPAFLIEDGEVVGSSVFLIAGNVYELLGQASEVSREQTVMPFMNILTTPFIRFENVKIAGK